AAATGAAGTTGGTTAGCTTCGATTGAGTGCCTCGAATTAGAAATTAAGTTGAGTTGGGCTCaccaaattatgaaattttaaccaaaaattatGAAGTTGGGTTCAGGTCCAAATGCAAACGCCATAGTCCAAGTGCTACCCAAGTTCAATATGCTACAAATCtaggacaaaaaataaaaataaaaattccacatcaatatttcaaattccacAAACTCAGACGTCCAAATCAAACCGAATTCTGTACAACCAAGCACAGCCTGACATTCATGAAACAATAAAACCAAACAATGAACCGGATTCTTAGATAATCACATCCCACCTTGAAATAACCTCCAGCACCCCAATCATGATCATCTAACATTCTAACAGGCATTTTATCAAACAGGAAACTGGCTATTTCGGTTACGATACTACTGAACCCATGTTTTGTAACTCAACCCAAAGCTATGATAGTTAATAACACAGTAATAAGCctagaaacaaacaaacaaaaaggcaTATGCATCTACAGAAAACACAAGAATTCTTTTACCTGAAACAAGCAGAGCCTCAAAGCTGCAGCAACCGTGGCAAATTCGAAGGACCCATGTACGAAAAACTCCGAACCCAGCATCAAAAACCACTGGAATGATCATTTGTGGCCGCCATATTAGGAGGTAGAAACCGATAATATAATCGTTTACATCCCATTTTTCATTTGGGGATGTAGCTCAGATGGTAGAGCGCTCGCTTAGCATGCGAGAGGTACGGGGATCGATACCCCGCATCtccataaaattttcatttcttttacccagttaattatattttttattttacacaatttattattttaattcaatctATATTGGCTGTCtgcaaatttaatatttattcatCCTCTTCACTGCAACCCAGTTGTGGAACTCTTCTTCATGAATGGCTCTCTCACCCGTAGGCTCCTTCAACCCTACAACAAAACCCTTCTCAAGAAATATTCCTATTTTCTCCGCATTCACTCATACACCACCTACTTCACACAACATTCTCTCCAACAACACCCACTCACTTCTCTACAGTGTGGAGCCCTCTTACAGTCCTTCACCAACACCAAATCCTTCAAACAGGGCCAGCAACTCCACGCCCACATGATCTCCTTCAGCATTCTTGAGAACAACACTTATCTCAACACTAAACTTGCTGCTTTCTATGCTGGTTGTGGCCTTATGTCCCAAGCAGAAGTTATCTTTGATGGCATCGTGTTGAAAAATTCGTTCTTGTGGAATTTTATGATTAGAGGCTATGCTTCTAATGGGCTGCCTATGAAGTCCCTTGTTTTGTATCGAGAAATGCTCTGCTTTGGACAGAGGGCGGATAATTTTACCTACCCATTTGTTCTTAAGGCGTGTGGTGATTTGTTACTTGTGGAAATTGGGAGACGAGTTCATTCTGAGGTGGTGGCTTGTGGGTTAGAGTCGGATATTTATGTGGGTAATTCTCTGCTTGCTATGTATGCGAAGTTTGGTGATATGGGAACTGCGAGGATGGTGTTTGATAGAATGGCTGAGAGAGATTTAACTTCTTGGAATACAATGATTTCTGGTTATGCGAAAAATGCTGACTCGGGAGCGGCTTTTCTAGTTTTTGATTCAATGGGAAAAGCTGGGTTGTTTGCAGATTGCACAACTTTGCTTGGTTTGCTCTCTGCTTGCGCTGACTTAAAGGCAGTGAAACAGGGAAAAGTGATACATGGTTATGCTGTTAGAAATAGTATAGggaattataacaatttttttaccaACTCTCTTATTGAGGTGTATTGTAATTGTAATTGCATGGTGGATGCACGGCGATTATTTGAGAGGGTGAGATGGAAAGATACTGTGTCATGGAATTCTATGATTTTGGGTTATGCACGGAATGGGGATGCTTTTGAAAGTCTCAGACTTTTCAGGCGAATGGCTTTAGATGGTTCAGGACCTGATCAAGTAACCTTCATAGCTGTGCTTGGAGCTTGTGATCAGATTGCAGCCTTGCAATACGGCATGTCCATTCACTCATACCTTGTTAAGAAAGGGTTTGATGCAAACACTATTGTGGGAACTGCTCTTGTGGACATGTATTCTAAA
The window above is part of the Vitis riparia cultivar Riparia Gloire de Montpellier isolate 1030 chromosome 12, EGFV_Vit.rip_1.0, whole genome shotgun sequence genome. Proteins encoded here:
- the LOC117925839 gene encoding putative pentatricopeptide repeat-containing protein At3g11460, mitochondrial, with the translated sequence MNGSLTRRLLQPYNKTLLKKYSYFLRIHSYTTYFTQHSLQQHPLTSLQCGALLQSFTNTKSFKQGQQLHAHMISFSILENNTYLNTKLAAFYAGCGLMSQAEVIFDGIVLKNSFLWNFMIRGYASNGLPMKSLVLYREMLCFGQRADNFTYPFVLKACGDLLLVEIGRRVHSEVVACGLESDIYVGNSLLAMYAKFGDMGTARMVFDRMAERDLTSWNTMISGYAKNADSGAAFLVFDSMGKAGLFADCTTLLGLLSACADLKAVKQGKVIHGYAVRNSIGNYNNFFTNSLIEVYCNCNCMVDARRLFERVRWKDTVSWNSMILGYARNGDAFESLRLFRRMALDGSGPDQVTFIAVLGACDQIAALQYGMSIHSYLVKKGFDANTIVGTALVDMYSKCGSLPCSRRVFDEMPDKSLVSWSAMVAGYGLHGRGREAISILDGMKANSVIPDNGVFTSILSACSHAGLVVEGKEIFYKMEKEYNVKPALSHYSCMVDLLGRAGHLDEAYEIIRTMEIKPTSDMWAALLTASRLHKNVKLAEISAQKIFDMNPKGVSSYICLSNIYAAEKRWDDVERVRAMVRRKGLKKSPGCSFIELDNMVHRFLVGDKSHQQTEDIYAKLNELKQQLKEAGYKPDTSLVFYDVEEEVKEKMLWDHSERLAIAFALISTGPGTVIRITKNLRVCGDCHTVTKLISELTGREIIMRDIHRFHHFTKGFCSCGDYW